The following proteins are encoded in a genomic region of Micromonospora olivasterospora:
- a CDS encoding 3-hydroxyacyl-CoA dehydrogenase family protein: protein MAREFTSVGVVGLGTMGAGIVEVFARNGLDVVAVEISDAALERGRANLTGSTDRAVARGKLAEADRDALLSRVRFAVGLDALHSVDLAIEAVPEHLDLKQRIFAELDRVCKPEAILATNTSSLSVTEISVATTRPNQVIGIHFFNPAPIMKLVEVVRTVVTSADVVEDVEALCARLGKVDVTISDRAGFIANALLFGYLNHAVALFESHYASREDIDAAMKLGCGLPMGPLALMDLIGLDTAYEILDTMYRRGGRDRRHAPVPLIKQMVTAGLLGRKSGRGFYTYERPGSPKVVPDEHTPVTAEPALADGARVTARVGIASARSELASPAVVSKVGVVGSGTMATGIIEVFARAGYEVVSITRGAEKSAKVCEAVKTSLNKGVVRGKLGEADRDAALGRVTWSATLEHLADVDLVVEAVVEELSVKKALFASLDEICKPGVVFATTTSSLPVIDVAMATQRPADVLGLHFFNPAPIMPLVEIVQTIRTSAEATATARAVCAQLGKAAVVCGDRSGFIVNALLFPYLNDAVRMLEASYSTADDIDHAMKLGCGYPMGPFELLDVVGLDVALAIQRELYLELREPGFAPAPLLEHLVTAGYLGRKSGRGFRDHTSR, encoded by the coding sequence GTGGCGCGCGAGTTCACCAGCGTGGGCGTTGTGGGGCTGGGCACCATGGGTGCGGGCATCGTGGAGGTGTTCGCGCGCAACGGCCTCGACGTCGTCGCGGTCGAGATCTCCGACGCCGCCCTGGAGCGCGGCCGGGCAAACCTGACCGGCTCGACCGACCGGGCGGTCGCCCGGGGCAAGCTCGCCGAGGCCGACCGGGACGCGCTGCTGTCCCGGGTGCGCTTCGCCGTCGGGCTGGACGCGCTGCACTCGGTGGACCTGGCGATCGAGGCGGTCCCCGAGCACCTCGACCTCAAGCAGCGGATCTTCGCCGAGCTGGACCGGGTCTGCAAGCCCGAGGCGATCCTGGCCACCAACACCTCGTCGCTGTCGGTCACCGAGATCTCGGTCGCCACCACCCGGCCCAACCAGGTCATCGGCATCCACTTCTTCAACCCGGCCCCCATCATGAAGCTGGTCGAGGTGGTCCGCACGGTGGTCACGTCGGCCGACGTGGTCGAGGACGTGGAGGCGCTCTGCGCCCGGCTCGGCAAGGTCGACGTCACCATCAGCGACCGGGCGGGATTCATCGCCAACGCCCTGCTCTTCGGCTACCTCAACCACGCCGTGGCGCTGTTCGAGTCGCACTACGCCAGCCGCGAGGACATCGACGCCGCGATGAAGCTCGGCTGCGGCCTGCCGATGGGCCCGTTGGCCCTGATGGACCTGATCGGCCTGGACACCGCGTACGAGATCCTGGACACCATGTACCGGCGGGGCGGGCGGGACCGCCGGCACGCCCCGGTGCCGCTGATCAAGCAGATGGTCACCGCGGGCCTGCTCGGCCGCAAGTCCGGCCGGGGCTTCTACACGTACGAGCGGCCGGGCTCGCCGAAGGTCGTACCGGACGAGCACACGCCGGTGACGGCGGAGCCGGCGCTGGCCGACGGCGCCCGGGTGACCGCCAGGGTCGGTATCGCGAGCGCGAGGAGTGAGCTTGCGAGCCCCGCAGTCGTGAGCAAGGTCGGCGTCGTCGGGTCGGGCACGATGGCCACCGGGATCATCGAGGTGTTCGCCAGGGCCGGGTACGAGGTCGTCTCGATCACCCGCGGCGCGGAGAAGTCGGCGAAGGTCTGCGAGGCGGTCAAGACCTCGCTGAACAAGGGCGTGGTGCGGGGCAAGCTCGGCGAGGCCGACCGGGACGCCGCGCTCGGCCGGGTCACCTGGTCGGCCACCCTGGAGCACCTCGCCGACGTCGACCTCGTGGTGGAGGCGGTCGTCGAGGAGTTGAGCGTCAAGAAGGCCCTCTTCGCCAGCCTCGACGAGATCTGCAAGCCCGGCGTCGTGTTCGCCACCACCACCTCGTCGCTGCCGGTGATCGACGTCGCGATGGCCACCCAGCGGCCGGCCGACGTGCTCGGGCTGCACTTCTTCAACCCGGCGCCGATCATGCCGCTGGTGGAGATCGTGCAGACCATCCGCACCTCGGCGGAGGCCACCGCCACCGCCCGCGCCGTCTGCGCCCAGCTCGGCAAGGCCGCGGTGGTCTGCGGCGACCGGTCCGGCTTCATCGTCAACGCGCTGCTCTTCCCGTACCTGAACGACGCGGTGCGGATGCTGGAGGCCAGCTACTCCACGGCCGACGACATCGACCACGCGATGAAGCTCGGCTGCGGCTACCCGATGGGCCCGTTCGAGCTGCTCGACGTGGTCGGCCTGGACGTCGCGTTGGCCATCCAGCGCGAGCTGTACCTGGAGCTGCGCGAGCCCGGCTTCGCCCCGGCGCCGCTGCTGGAGCACCTGGTCACCGCCGGCTACCTGGGCCGCAAGAGCGGGCGCGGGTTCCGCGACCACACCAGTCGCTGA